The nucleotide window CCGACAGGCGCTTTGGACACCGATGATCAGTGGGTCCGAATCGCCGTTCCTTTGGCAAAATTCAAGGCGGGCGGTTTTAATCTCAAGAGACTGCTCATATTCTCTGATATACCGAGTACTTTCAATCTTGGCGAGATCAAACTGGTCACAGATAACACACCAATAACTGTTGATCCGATAGGAACCCAGACGGTTGCCGTTTACGACCATGTATTTTTGACAGCCGAGGCCGAGGGTGGCGTCAGCACGCTTAAGTATTCCTGGGACTTCGACAGCAGCAACGGCATCCAGGAAGAACAGACGGGCAAGGTTGCGCACTATGTCTTCACACGCGGCGGTGACTTTACGGTCACTCTCACAGTCAGTGATGTGGACGGGCTAAAGAAGCAGGCGCAGACGTCGGAGGTCATTTCCGTAATCGGCGACTAGCCTGGTTGGAGGCAATTTGCTTAGAACAATTGCGGGTCTTGCGGTATCTCTTCGTCCAAAACAGTGGACAAAAAACCTGCTTGTATTCGCCGGATATCTCTTCACCATCGAACAGGGGCATTCCTCGATAATGCTGCTCAGAGCAGCGGCGGCGTTTGGGCTGTTTTGTGCCGTATCGGGTGCGGGATATATTCTCAATGATGCCTGCGACGTTTCTTGTGACCGCAAACACCCTCGCAAATGTCATCGACCTATTGCAGCCGGACAGATATCCATAGGCGCAGCGGTTGTGTTCTGTGTGCTGTTGCTTATTGGAGGGCTTGCCGCCTCATATGCGCTGGCGACCTCGTTCGGTTTGATGATTACGGCCTATTTTATACTGACCACAGCCTACTCTCTATATCTCAAGCATGTGGTCATAGTGGACCTGCTTGCTATAGCTGGCGGGTTCGTGATTCGCGCTGTAGCTGGAGCTGTGGTGATCCATGTTGCGATTTCTCCATGGCTGCTGGTCTGCACGACTCTCCTGGCGCTGTTTTTGGGGCTTGCAAAGCGTAGAGGCGAGATAGCGACCCTGGAAAATGGAGGAGTTGATTACAGGCCGACACTTGGCCTGTACTCGACATTGATGCTCGATCAGATGCTGACAATCTCTGCTTCGGCATCGCTGATGGCATATTTCCTCTATACGTTCACGCCCAACTACTATTCCGGCCAACAGCACCCGGCTATGATGGCTACGGTCCCATTTGTGATCTACGGTTTGTTTCGCTATCTGTTCCTAATCCACACAAAGAATGCGGGAAGCGCGCCTGAACAGGTGCTGCTTGAAGATAAGCCACTGCTTGTCAATCTTCTGCTGTATATCATAGTGACTGTGATTGCACTTAAGATATAAAAAATGCCGGTCATCAAAAGACAACCGGCATCTCTACTAATTGGGGCGAGTAATGGGACTCGAACCCACGGCCTCCAGGGCCACA belongs to bacterium and includes:
- a CDS encoding decaprenyl-phosphate phosphoribosyltransferase, with product MLRTIAGLAVSLRPKQWTKNLLVFAGYLFTIEQGHSSIMLLRAAAAFGLFCAVSGAGYILNDACDVSCDRKHPRKCHRPIAAGQISIGAAVVFCVLLLIGGLAASYALATSFGLMITAYFILTTAYSLYLKHVVIVDLLAIAGGFVIRAVAGAVVIHVAISPWLLVCTTLLALFLGLAKRRGEIATLENGGVDYRPTLGLYSTLMLDQMLTISASASLMAYFLYTFTPNYYSGQQHPAMMATVPFVIYGLFRYLFLIHTKNAGSAPEQVLLEDKPLLVNLLLYIIVTVIALKI